The sequence TGGCGCTGAAGATCATGTCCACGTAGGCGTCGAACGGCACGCCCCGCGGGGCGCTACCAGAGATCACGACCATCTGCGCATGGGGCAGCAGGCGGCTCCACTGCTGCCGCAGGTGGGCCAGCTCCGCAGGTGAAACCAGCGGCCCCACCTCGTCAAGCTGCGTCTGCGAGCGCGTCGCCTCGTCTACGATGTTCAGACAGATGCGCGAGTCCTCGGCGATGCGCACGAACTCCGTGCGGATCCCGTCGGCCTTGAGCATGCTGGTCAGCGCCGCGCCGATGTGTCCTCCGGCAAATCCGGTGATGATGACGTCGTTCCCGAACTGCCGCAGGACCCGCGCGACATTCACGCCCTTGCCACCCGGCAGCACCCGGAAGCGCCGCGGCTGGTGGTACATCCCCACGGCGAAGTTCGAGACCAGGTAGGTCCGGTCCAGTCCGGCATTGGCAGACAGCACGAGAATCACGACAGTCG is a genomic window of bacterium containing:
- a CDS encoding PfkB family carbohydrate kinase; this translates as MILVLSANAGLDRTYLVSNFAVGMYHQPRRFRVLPGGKGVNVARVLRQFGNDVIITGFAGGHIGAALTSMLKADGIRTEFVRIAEDSRICLNIVDEATRSQTQLDEVGPLVSPAELAHLRQQWSRLLPHAQMVVISGSAPRGVPFDAYVDMIFSA